In one Cellulomonas sp. JZ18 genomic region, the following are encoded:
- a CDS encoding ABC transporter ATP-binding protein produces the protein MRFGYRPDRPVLDGLDLELPVGSSTALIGVNGAGKTTLVKVLTGTYVPDEGRVTVDGTDLRTLDRDAWQAAFAVTFQEFLRYPVPLRENVAMGAVAHRDDDAGLRDCLRRVGLGALLDELPQGLDTPLTRAVPGGRDLSGGQWQRLALARALFAVRHGASVLVLDEPTSQLDARGEAEFYDGFLELTRGVTSLVISHRFATLRRADRIVVLDGGRVVESGTHDELVELDGRYGRMFEVQARRFRAAAGGAPR, from the coding sequence GTGCGCTTCGGGTACCGACCCGACCGGCCGGTGCTCGACGGGCTCGACCTGGAGCTGCCGGTGGGCTCGTCGACGGCGCTCATCGGCGTCAACGGCGCGGGGAAGACGACGCTCGTCAAGGTGCTCACCGGCACCTACGTGCCCGACGAGGGGCGGGTCACCGTCGACGGCACCGACCTGCGCACCCTCGACCGCGACGCCTGGCAGGCCGCCTTCGCCGTCACCTTCCAGGAGTTCCTCCGCTACCCCGTCCCCCTGCGTGAGAACGTCGCGATGGGGGCCGTCGCCCACCGGGACGACGACGCCGGGCTGCGCGACTGCCTGCGCCGGGTCGGCCTCGGCGCGCTCCTCGACGAGCTGCCGCAGGGGCTGGACACGCCGCTCACGCGCGCGGTGCCCGGCGGGCGCGACCTGTCGGGCGGGCAGTGGCAGCGCCTGGCCCTGGCGCGGGCGCTGTTCGCCGTCCGGCACGGCGCGTCCGTCCTCGTCCTGGACGAGCCGACCTCCCAGCTCGACGCCCGCGGCGAGGCGGAGTTCTACGACGGGTTCCTCGAGCTCACGCGCGGCGTCACGAGCCTGGTCATCTCGCACCGCTTCGCGACCCTGCGCCGCGCCGACCGGATCGTCGTGCTCGACGGCGGACGCGTGGTGGAGTCCGGCACGCACGACGAGCTCGTGGAGCTCGACGGCCGCTACGGGCGCATGTTCGAGGTCCAGGCCCGCCGGTTCCGGGCCGCCGCGGGAGGGGCGCCGCGATGA
- a CDS encoding ABC transporter ATP-binding protein: MRDVLRCLGRLLALGWALDRRRFATGAGLLLLGAVATPVVAVGVGRLVDDVVAGAPDRAAVWALVVAAALAGELMLGHFAHLSYFELAELTEERLNRDLLRLVNGHPRLDTSDDPAFADRADLLRQDVMQMRGAMQSGLQLGATSVQLLLTAVVLATVSPALLLLAAAAALPVLAGRRAEETLQRAREDQAPTTRAVRALRRLATSPTSQAEVRLSGAADFVVARQRALLTTYSTAMRRADVRYAALRTAGQLTFGLAYAAAVVWVFVLARRGQASAGDVVLTITLATQLSLQMAAGLEQLGTVHRAAAGLRRFDALAREVDDADVATGPAPAPLHPGDGVRLEQVTFRYPGAAAPVLHGVDLHLPAGSSVALVGENGAGKTTLLKLLVGLYRPTSGRVLVDGVDLAHTPPADWFARTAALHQDAARVELSLQHSVGVGLLERVDDEDAVRDALARARSPLRDALRTDELVGLGYGDGRDLSGGQWQDLGFARALMRSDARLLVLDEPASALDALAEQRLVDAYQATAAELAARAGGVTVFVTHRLSTVRLADRIVVLADGRVAEQGGHAELLARGGRYAELWATQARAYSHDGPGAGAGGSGERAP, translated from the coding sequence ATGAGGGACGTGCTGCGGTGCCTCGGCCGCCTGCTCGCCCTCGGGTGGGCTCTCGACCGCCGCCGGTTCGCCACCGGCGCCGGGCTGCTCCTGCTGGGCGCGGTCGCGACCCCGGTCGTCGCCGTGGGCGTCGGCCGCCTGGTCGACGACGTCGTGGCGGGCGCCCCGGACCGCGCCGCCGTGTGGGCCCTCGTCGTGGCGGCCGCACTGGCCGGCGAGCTCATGCTCGGCCACTTCGCGCACCTGTCGTACTTCGAGCTCGCCGAGCTCACCGAGGAGCGCCTCAACCGCGACCTGCTGCGGCTGGTGAACGGTCACCCGCGTCTGGACACGAGCGACGACCCCGCCTTCGCCGACCGTGCGGACCTGCTCCGCCAGGACGTCATGCAGATGCGCGGCGCGATGCAGTCCGGCCTCCAGCTCGGCGCCACGTCCGTGCAGCTGCTCCTGACCGCGGTCGTGCTCGCCACCGTGTCACCCGCGCTGCTCCTGCTCGCCGCGGCGGCGGCCCTGCCCGTCCTCGCCGGCCGCCGCGCCGAGGAGACGCTGCAGCGCGCCCGGGAGGACCAGGCCCCCACGACGCGCGCCGTCCGCGCGCTGCGCCGGCTCGCGACGAGCCCGACGTCGCAGGCGGAGGTCCGCCTCAGCGGGGCTGCGGACTTCGTCGTCGCCCGGCAGCGCGCGCTGCTGACGACGTACTCGACCGCCATGCGGCGTGCCGACGTCCGGTACGCGGCGCTGCGGACCGCGGGGCAGCTCACCTTCGGCCTGGCGTACGCGGCCGCCGTGGTGTGGGTCTTCGTGCTGGCGCGCCGCGGGCAGGCGAGCGCGGGCGACGTCGTGCTGACCATCACCCTCGCCACGCAGCTCAGCCTCCAGATGGCCGCCGGCCTGGAGCAGCTCGGCACGGTGCACCGCGCCGCCGCCGGTCTGCGGCGCTTCGACGCCCTCGCACGCGAGGTCGACGACGCGGACGTCGCCACGGGCCCGGCGCCCGCACCGCTGCACCCCGGGGACGGTGTGCGCCTCGAGCAGGTCACGTTCCGCTACCCGGGGGCTGCGGCACCGGTGCTGCACGGGGTCGACCTGCACCTGCCCGCGGGATCGTCCGTGGCGCTCGTCGGCGAGAACGGCGCAGGCAAGACCACGCTGCTCAAGCTGCTGGTCGGTCTGTACCGCCCCACGTCGGGACGCGTGCTCGTCGACGGGGTCGACCTCGCGCACACCCCGCCGGCCGACTGGTTCGCCCGGACCGCGGCGCTCCACCAGGACGCGGCCCGCGTGGAGCTCTCGCTGCAGCACAGCGTGGGCGTCGGCCTGCTCGAGCGCGTCGACGACGAGGACGCGGTCCGGGACGCGCTGGCCCGCGCACGGTCGCCCCTGCGGGACGCCCTGCGCACCGACGAGCTCGTGGGGCTGGGGTACGGCGACGGCCGGGACCTGTCCGGCGGCCAGTGGCAGGACCTCGGCTTCGCGCGCGCTCTCATGCGCAGCGACGCCCGGCTGCTCGTGCTGGACGAGCCGGCGTCCGCGCTCGACGCGCTGGCCGAGCAGCGCCTCGTCGACGCCTACCAGGCCACGGCGGCCGAGCTCGCGGCACGGGCGGGCGGCGTCACCGTCTTCGTCACCCACCGGCTGTCGACGGTCCGGCTCGCCGACCGGATCGTCGTCCTGGCCGACGGCCGCGTCGCGGAGCAGGGCGGGCACGCGGAGCTCCTGGCCCGCGGGGGCCGGTACGCCGAGCTCTGGGCGACGCAGGCGCGCGCGTACAGCCACGACGGCCCCGGTGCGGGTGCGGGCGGCTCGGGGGAACGCGCCCCGTGA
- a CDS encoding type II secretion system F family protein, translating to MSPAVAGALIGLLGGTGAALVAWALGSRRTTLDQRLAPYLRVRGTSALLRAPAPRGPWGVLERLVAPFLADAVRLLARVGSPAAELRGRLERAGRRETVEQFRAQQVVGAAVGLAVGLALALVLAASRGGALPALLALVAVVGLTGALVPDWLLGRQVRRREERMLSQMPTVTELLALAVSAGEGAVGALERVVRQTRGELTDELARTLAEARAGAPLTLALHALADRTGMPALARFAEGVAVAVERGSPLADVLRAQAQDVREEGRRALMQTGGRKEVLMMVPVVFLILPVTVLFAVFPSVVVLRVGL from the coding sequence GTGAGCCCCGCGGTGGCCGGCGCGCTCATCGGGCTGCTCGGCGGCACCGGCGCCGCGCTCGTCGCGTGGGCGCTGGGCTCGCGCCGCACGACCCTCGACCAGCGGCTGGCGCCCTACCTGCGGGTGCGGGGGACGTCCGCGCTGCTGCGCGCGCCGGCGCCCCGCGGCCCCTGGGGCGTGCTGGAGCGCCTGGTCGCACCGTTCCTCGCCGACGCGGTGCGCCTGCTCGCGCGGGTCGGCTCGCCCGCCGCCGAGCTGCGGGGGCGGCTCGAGCGTGCTGGCCGGCGGGAGACCGTCGAGCAGTTCCGCGCGCAGCAGGTCGTGGGGGCGGCCGTCGGGCTCGCCGTCGGGCTGGCGCTCGCGCTCGTGCTGGCCGCGAGCCGCGGGGGTGCGCTGCCGGCGCTGCTCGCGCTCGTGGCGGTCGTCGGGCTGACGGGCGCGCTCGTGCCCGACTGGCTGCTCGGGCGCCAGGTGCGCCGGCGCGAGGAGCGGATGCTCTCGCAGATGCCGACGGTCACCGAGCTGCTCGCCCTCGCCGTCAGCGCGGGCGAGGGGGCCGTCGGTGCACTCGAGCGCGTGGTGCGCCAGACGCGCGGCGAGCTGACCGACGAGCTCGCGCGCACGCTCGCGGAGGCGCGGGCGGGAGCCCCGCTCACGCTCGCGCTGCACGCGCTGGCGGACCGGACGGGCATGCCGGCGCTCGCCCGCTTCGCCGAGGGCGTCGCCGTCGCCGTCGAGCGCGGGTCGCCGCTCGCCGACGTGCTGCGCGCGCAGGCGCAGGACGTGCGCGAGGAGGGGCGGCGCGCCCTCATGCAGACCGGTGGGCGCAAGGAGGTGCTCATGATGGTCCCGGTGGTCTTCCTCATCCTCCCGGTGACCGTCCTGTTCGCCGTCTTCCCCAGCGTGGTGGTCCTGCGGGTCGGCCTGTGA
- a CDS encoding pilus assembly protein encodes MRRVRVRVRGVLRVVRARLRGTGGQGRGAGRDEGSALVEFLGVALVLLVPVVYLVLVLGRVQAATFAAEGAAREAARVYVAAPDAAAAEGRALTAVGVALRDQGFDDAPADALVLACSVDRCLEPGEQVTAAVEIRVPLPFVPTFVRDAVPLEVPVRVERTADVDAYRVVGR; translated from the coding sequence GTGAGACGCGTACGGGTGCGGGTCCGCGGCGTGCTGCGGGTGGTGCGGGCCCGGCTGCGGGGCACGGGCGGCCAGGGGCGCGGCGCGGGACGGGACGAGGGGAGCGCCCTGGTCGAGTTCCTCGGCGTCGCGCTCGTCCTGCTCGTGCCGGTCGTGTACCTCGTCCTCGTGCTCGGGCGCGTCCAGGCGGCGACGTTCGCGGCGGAGGGCGCGGCCCGGGAGGCCGCCCGCGTCTACGTCGCCGCACCCGACGCGGCCGCCGCCGAGGGGCGGGCCCTCACGGCCGTGGGTGTGGCGCTGCGTGACCAGGGGTTCGACGACGCCCCGGCCGACGCCCTGGTGCTCGCCTGCTCGGTCGACCGGTGCCTCGAGCCGGGGGAGCAGGTGACGGCGGCCGTCGAGATCCGCGTGCCGCTGCCGTTCGTGCCCACGTTCGTGCGGGACGCCGTGCCGCTCGAGGTGCCCGTGCGCGTCGAGCGGACGGCGGACGTGGACGCGTACCGGGTGGTGGGGCGGTGA
- a CDS encoding LacI family DNA-binding transcriptional regulator: MTLQTVADKVGVSRMTVSNAFSRPDQLSEALRARILAAAAELGYVGPDPAARALARRSAGAVGVVLTDSLGEAFLDPVAAAFFGSLAESLAPTGLAVSLVPAENVGGHVPARDLALDGAVVYACAGDTEAVEWLRRRRLPLVFVDQDPVPGSAGVLLDDRAGGRVAVEHLLALGHRDVAVLTMNSDRTAPGWADDPRRGGSNHVARERAAGALDALDAAGLPGRVYEVVDNHDHLIAPGVADLVAGPRRPTGVVCFSDLMAAHLVRAAQAAGLTVPDDLSVVGFDDSVHAHTVRPALTTVRQDFAAKGRLAASALTEAISRSRAGAEDAEEPYEPPLARIPVELVLRDSTAPPAGTTS, from the coding sequence GTGACGCTGCAGACGGTGGCCGACAAGGTCGGGGTCAGCCGGATGACGGTGTCGAACGCGTTCTCCCGGCCGGACCAGCTGTCGGAGGCGCTGCGGGCGCGCATCCTCGCGGCGGCCGCCGAGCTCGGCTACGTCGGCCCCGACCCCGCCGCGCGGGCGCTCGCCCGCCGCAGCGCGGGTGCCGTGGGCGTCGTGCTCACCGACTCCCTCGGCGAGGCGTTCCTCGACCCGGTGGCGGCCGCGTTCTTCGGCTCGCTCGCCGAGTCGCTCGCGCCGACGGGCCTGGCGGTCTCCCTCGTCCCGGCCGAGAACGTCGGCGGGCACGTGCCGGCGCGCGACCTCGCGCTGGACGGGGCCGTGGTCTACGCGTGCGCGGGTGACACCGAGGCGGTCGAGTGGCTGCGCAGGCGCCGCCTGCCGCTGGTGTTCGTCGACCAGGACCCCGTGCCCGGCTCCGCCGGCGTCCTGCTCGACGACCGCGCCGGCGGACGGGTCGCCGTGGAGCACCTGCTCGCGCTCGGGCACCGCGACGTCGCCGTCCTCACGATGAACAGCGACCGCACCGCACCCGGCTGGGCGGACGACCCGCGCCGTGGCGGCTCGAACCACGTCGCCCGTGAGCGCGCGGCCGGCGCCCTCGACGCGCTCGACGCGGCCGGTCTGCCGGGCCGCGTGTACGAGGTGGTCGACAACCACGACCACCTGATCGCCCCCGGGGTCGCCGACCTCGTCGCCGGGCCGCGGCGGCCCACGGGCGTCGTGTGCTTCTCCGACCTCATGGCCGCGCACCTCGTGCGCGCCGCGCAGGCGGCCGGGCTCACGGTCCCGGACGACCTCTCGGTCGTCGGCTTCGACGACAGCGTCCACGCGCACACCGTGCGGCCCGCCCTCACGACGGTCCGCCAGGACTTCGCGGCGAAGGGCCGGTTGGCGGCGTCCGCGCTGACGGAGGCGATCAGCCGGTCGCGCGCCGGTGCCGAGGACGCGGAGGAGCCGTACGAGCCGCCGCTCGCACGCATCCCGGTCGAGCTCGTCCTGCGCGACAGCACGGCGCCGCCCGCCGGTACGACCTCCTGA
- a CDS encoding CpaF family protein has protein sequence MDGVAILEGEVRELIRRRGVDPVRDRAGVHALVQAAIADYDERSLLGAVPPLADAAAVHKAVVDAVAGLGPLQRYLDDEVEEIWINSPTQVFVARRGEPELTTTILTEAQVRDLVEQMLKVSGRRLDLSSPFVDASLAGGERLHAVIPDVTRRHWSVNIRKYVVRATSLDDVVALGSLTPAAAAFLQAAVRAGLNVLVSGATQAGKTTMLNALAGAIPPRERVVSCEEVFELRPALRDWVAMQCRQANLEGTGEISLRRLVKEALRMRPDRILVGEVREAEALDLLIALNAGVPAMCTIHASSAREALTKLCTLPLLAGENISDRFVVPTVASVVDLVVHLELDRQGRRRTREVVAVPGRVEAGVVETADVFTTRDGHLVRADGFPPHVERFARAGIDVVSLLRQG, from the coding sequence ATGGACGGCGTGGCGATCCTCGAGGGCGAGGTGCGCGAGCTGATCCGCCGGCGCGGCGTCGACCCCGTGCGGGACCGCGCCGGCGTGCACGCCCTGGTGCAGGCGGCGATCGCGGACTACGACGAGCGGTCGCTGCTCGGCGCGGTGCCGCCGCTCGCCGACGCCGCCGCCGTGCACAAGGCCGTGGTCGACGCGGTCGCCGGCCTCGGTCCGCTGCAGCGCTACCTCGACGACGAGGTCGAGGAGATCTGGATCAACAGCCCGACGCAGGTGTTCGTCGCCCGCCGCGGGGAGCCGGAGCTGACCACGACGATCCTCACCGAGGCGCAGGTGCGCGACCTCGTGGAGCAGATGCTCAAGGTGTCCGGGCGGCGCCTGGACCTGTCCTCCCCGTTCGTCGACGCGTCGCTGGCCGGCGGGGAGCGGCTGCACGCCGTGATCCCGGACGTCACCCGGCGGCACTGGTCGGTGAACATCCGCAAGTACGTCGTCCGGGCGACGAGCCTCGACGACGTCGTGGCCCTCGGCTCGCTCACGCCGGCGGCCGCCGCCTTCCTCCAGGCCGCCGTGCGCGCCGGGCTCAACGTGCTGGTCTCGGGCGCGACGCAGGCGGGCAAGACGACCATGCTCAACGCGCTCGCGGGCGCGATCCCGCCGCGCGAGCGCGTCGTCAGCTGCGAGGAGGTCTTCGAGCTGCGTCCCGCGCTGCGCGACTGGGTGGCGATGCAGTGCCGGCAGGCGAACCTCGAGGGCACGGGAGAGATCAGCCTGCGCCGGCTCGTCAAGGAGGCGCTGCGCATGCGCCCCGACCGGATCCTCGTCGGCGAGGTCCGCGAGGCCGAGGCCCTGGACCTGCTCATCGCGCTCAACGCCGGGGTGCCCGCCATGTGCACGATCCACGCCAGCTCCGCGCGCGAGGCCCTGACGAAGCTGTGCACGCTCCCGCTGCTGGCGGGCGAGAACATCTCCGACCGGTTCGTGGTGCCCACCGTCGCGTCGGTGGTCGACCTGGTGGTCCACCTCGAGCTCGACCGGCAGGGCCGGCGCCGCACGCGCGAGGTCGTGGCGGTGCCCGGCCGCGTGGAGGCGGGGGTCGTCGAGACCGCCGACGTGTTCACGACCCGCGACGGCCACCTCGTGCGGGCCGACGGCTTCCCGCCGCACGTCGAGCGCTTCGCCCGCGCCGGGATCGACGTCGTGTCCCTCCTGCGGCAGGGCTGA
- the prfB gene encoding peptide chain release factor 2 (programmed frameshift), whose amino-acid sequence MATTDFPAEIRELRSTLESIQSVSDPAALRAKIAELSEQASAPDLWDDPEAAQKVTSALSSAQSELDRVTKLGGRIDDLETLVEMAAEEDDADTLAEAEAELVGIRKDLGELEVRTLLAGEYDIRDAVVTIRAGAGGVDAADFAEMLLRMYLRWAERHGYPTSVLDTSYAEEAGLKSATFEVKAPYAFGHLSVEAGTHRLVRISPFDNQGRRQTSFAAVEVIPLIEQTDHIENPESEIKVDVFRSSGPGGQSVNTTDSAVRMTHIPTGIVVSMQNEKSQIQNRAAALRVLQSRLLLQRQEEERAAKKELAGDIKASWGDQMRSYVLQPYQMVKDLRTEHEVGNPAAVFDGDIDDFIEAGIRWRRAQQVAPADA is encoded by the exons GTGGCCACCACCGACTTCCCCGCCGAGATCCGCGAGCTGCGCAGCACCCTGGAGTCCATCCAGTCGGTGAGCGACCCCGCCGCGCTGCGGGCGAAGATCGCCGAGCTCTCCGAGCAGGCGTCCGCCCCCGACCTGTGGGACGACCCCGAGGCGGCGCAGAAGGTGACGAGCGCCCTGTCGTCCGCGCAGTCCGAGCTCGACCGGGTCACCAAGCTCGGCGGGCGCATCGACGACCTCGAGACGCTCGTCGAGATGGCGGCCGAGGAGGACGACGCCGACACCCTCGCGGAGGCCGAGGCCGAGCTCGTCGGCATCCGCAAGGACCTCGGCGAGCTCGAGGTGCGCACGCTGCTCGCAGGGGAGTACGACATCCGCGACGCCGTCGTGACGATCCGCGCCGGCGCCGGCGGCGTCGACGCCGCCGACTTCGCGGAGATGCTCCTGCGCATGTACCTGCGCTGGGCCGAGCGGCACGGCTACCCGACGTCGGTGCTCGACACCTCCTACGCGGAGGAGGCGGGCCTGAAGTCCGCGACGTTCGAGGTCAAGGCGCCGTACGCGTTCGGGCACCTGTCCGTCGAGGCCGGCACGCACCGCCTCGTGCGCATCTCGCCGTTCGACAACCAGGGCCGCCGGCAGACGTCGTTCGCCGCGGTCGAGGTCATCCCGCTCATCGAGCAGACCGACCACATCGAGA ATCCCGAGTCGGAGATCAAGGTCGACGTGTTCCGCTCGTCCGGGCCCGGCGGGCAGTCCGTCAACACGACCGACTCCGCGGTCCGCATGACGCACATCCCCACCGGCATCGTCGTGTCGATGCAGAACGAGAAGTCGCAGATCCAGAACCGCGCCGCGGCCCTGCGCGTCCTGCAGTCCCGCCTGCTCCTGCAGCGCCAGGAGGAGGAGCGCGCCGCCAAGAAGGAGCTCGCGGGCGACATCAAGGCGAGCTGGGGCGACCAGATGCGCTCGTACGTGCTGCAGCCGTACCAGATGGTCAAGGACCTGCGCACCGAGCACGAGGTCGGCAACCCGGCCGCGGTGTTCGACGGGGACATCGACGACTTCATCGAGGCCGGCATCCGCTGGCGCCGCGCACAGCAGGTGGCACCGGCCGACGCCTGA
- a CDS encoding type II secretion system F family protein, giving the protein MGVVAGLLLGAGLASVWWSFWPVVPRPEGPGARWAQRVRDTLTQAEVTGVSPAGFVAVSAVVGLVVAGVALLLVPVPAVAGCFGGFGAGAPWALVRGRARRRLARTRALWPDVVDHLASGVRAGLSLPEAVAQVGDRGPAELRAPFRAFAEDYRATGRFAECLDALKDRLADPVADRVVEALRLTRDVGGTDLGRLLRTLSSFLRDDLRTRGEIEARQSWTVYAARLAVAAPWAVLAMLATRPEALQAYDSTAGALVLLAGAVATLVAYRLMLRVARLPDDPRVLR; this is encoded by the coding sequence GTGGGTGTCGTCGCAGGGCTCCTGCTGGGGGCCGGCCTGGCCTCCGTGTGGTGGTCGTTCTGGCCCGTGGTGCCCCGCCCGGAGGGGCCGGGTGCCCGCTGGGCGCAGCGCGTGCGCGACACCCTCACGCAGGCGGAGGTCACGGGGGTCAGCCCGGCGGGCTTCGTCGCCGTGAGCGCGGTCGTCGGTCTCGTCGTCGCCGGTGTCGCGCTGCTGCTCGTGCCCGTCCCCGCCGTCGCCGGGTGCTTCGGCGGGTTCGGCGCCGGCGCGCCGTGGGCGCTCGTGCGGGGCCGGGCGCGGCGACGGCTCGCCCGCACGCGGGCGCTGTGGCCGGACGTCGTGGACCACCTGGCGTCGGGCGTGCGAGCCGGGTTGTCGCTGCCCGAGGCGGTGGCCCAGGTAGGGGACCGCGGACCGGCCGAGCTGCGCGCGCCCTTCCGGGCGTTCGCGGAGGACTACCGGGCGACGGGCCGGTTCGCCGAGTGCCTCGACGCCCTCAAGGACCGGCTGGCGGACCCCGTCGCGGACCGCGTGGTGGAGGCGCTGCGGCTCACCCGGGACGTCGGCGGGACCGACCTGGGTCGGCTGCTGCGCACCCTCTCGTCGTTCCTGCGCGACGACCTGCGGACCCGGGGCGAGATCGAGGCGCGCCAGAGCTGGACCGTCTACGCGGCCCGGCTCGCCGTCGCCGCGCCCTGGGCGGTGCTCGCGATGCTCGCGACGCGCCCCGAGGCGCTGCAGGCCTACGACTCCACCGCGGGTGCGCTGGTCCTGCTCGCCGGCGCCGTGGCGACGCTCGTCGCGTACCGGCTCATGCTGCGGGTCGCGCGCCTGCCCGACGACCCGCGGGTGCTGCGGTGA
- a CDS encoding pilus assembly protein TadG-related protein: protein MTGTARSVRADRGTARRTAGLRLGLRARAGVRGDDGQVTVLALGTAVLVLLLVTVTVSATGVHLDRKRLLATADLAALAAADAVSDDRYFGGSRGPAGVPLTDAGVRAAVEEYVAAHPETAARWDGVRVLEASTPDGRSAVVRLGAVTRPVLLSWVMAPWSDGIALEAEATARAS from the coding sequence GTGACCGGGACGGCGCGGTCCGTACGCGCGGACCGCGGCACGGCGAGGCGCACCGCGGGGCTCAGGCTCGGGCTCCGCGCACGTGCGGGCGTCCGCGGCGACGACGGGCAGGTCACCGTCCTGGCCCTCGGCACGGCGGTGCTCGTGCTGCTGCTCGTGACGGTCACGGTCTCGGCCACCGGTGTGCACCTGGACCGCAAGCGGCTGCTCGCGACGGCCGACCTCGCCGCGCTCGCGGCCGCCGACGCGGTCTCCGACGACCGGTACTTCGGCGGCTCGCGCGGACCGGCGGGCGTCCCGCTCACGGACGCGGGCGTGCGCGCCGCGGTGGAGGAGTACGTGGCCGCGCACCCCGAGACGGCGGCGCGCTGGGACGGTGTCCGGGTGCTGGAGGCGTCGACGCCGGACGGGCGCTCCGCGGTCGTCCGGCTCGGTGCGGTCACCCGGCCGGTGCTGCTGAGCTGGGTGATGGCGCCGTGGTCGGACGGGATCGCGCTGGAGGCGGAGGCGACGGCGCGCGCGTCCTAG
- a CDS encoding TadE/TadG family type IV pilus assembly protein, with translation MGRGGQRAHGAVRERGPVGLAERRLRRGDHGSAVVDFVLVGGLVVVLAMSVLQLAIVQHVRNTCIDAAAEGARYGAHVGRDADDGAARTVVLLRASLSEAYAQDVAARVVEVDGLPLVRVTVRAPLPLVGLLGPAGTLEVDGHAPVEAA, from the coding sequence GTGGGTCGTGGCGGGCAGCGCGCTCACGGAGCTGTTCGAGAACGCGGTCCGGTCGGTCTCGCCGAACGCCGGCTGAGGCGCGGCGACCACGGGTCCGCGGTCGTCGACTTCGTGCTCGTCGGTGGCCTCGTCGTGGTGCTGGCGATGTCGGTGCTGCAGCTCGCGATCGTGCAGCACGTGCGGAACACGTGCATCGACGCGGCCGCGGAGGGCGCCCGGTACGGGGCGCACGTCGGCCGCGACGCGGACGACGGCGCGGCGCGCACCGTCGTGCTGCTCCGGGCGTCGCTCTCCGAGGCGTACGCGCAGGACGTGGCCGCGCGCGTCGTGGAGGTCGACGGGCTGCCGCTCGTGCGCGTCACGGTCCGGGCGCCGCTGCCGCTGGTGGGGCTGCTCGGGCCGGCGGGGACGCTCGAGGTCGACGGGCACGCGCCCGTGGAGGCGGCGTGA